In a single window of the Papaver somniferum cultivar HN1 chromosome 8, ASM357369v1, whole genome shotgun sequence genome:
- the LOC113306494 gene encoding uncharacterized protein LOC113306494, translating into MYKSLAAEKLYPSCEDNLIILSAIVELHNVKKTYKISGNRVNNLLDLLREWLSKPNKFPKNYDVMRSMLKDLGMKAKAIHACENHCILYYEENEDLIECLFEFQMMTLLIHGRKSPGQDIDVFLWPLVNTLKKLWNQGVQAFDSLKREYFTLKATLMFGIHDLPAQGVLSGCTTHGYCARICCADETRSTHLGYDNKIVYTNYRIFLKKSHPFRDGTLLGLETQEHKSAPLRLTGAQSLEKLADVRYEPGKLVVRKIGKRKRYQFDEEEGDSELVTGAFFKKCILWELQSYCALTIRYCVDVMHTEKNVMEHIIYTL; encoded by the exons ATGTACAAATCGTTAGCGGCAGAGAAGTTATACCCTTCATGTGAAGACAATCTCATAATATTATCTGCTATTGTAGAACTGCACAATGTGAAGAAAACTTATAAAATTTCGGGTAACCGTGTCAACAATTTGTTGGATTTGTTAAGAGAGTGGCTTTCAAAACCTAACAAGTTTCCCAAAAACTATGATGTTATGAGGTCAATGCTTAAGGATCTGGGGATGAAAGCGAAGGCTATTCATGCTTGTGAGAATCATTGTATTCTGTATTACGAGGAGAATGAGGATTTAATAGAGTGTCTG TTTGAATTCCAAATGATGACTCTGTTGATACATGGGCGTAAGTCACCGGGTCAAGACATTGATGTTTTTTTGTGGCCGCTGGTCAACACGCTAAAAAAACTTTGGAATCAAGGTGTACAAGCTTTTGATTCTTTGAAAAGGGAGTATTTTACTCTGAAAGCAACTCTGATGTTTGGCATTCATGACTTGCCTGCTCAAGGTGTTTTAAGTGGATGTACCACTCATGGATATTGTGCGCGTATTTGTTGCGCAGACGAAACTCGAAGTACTCATCTAGGTTACGACAACAAGATTGTGTACACTAACTATCGTATATTCCTTAAGAAAAGTCACCCATTTAGGGATGGGACTCTTTTAGGATTAGAGACACAGGAGCATAAAAGTGCACCGCTAAGACTAACAGGAGCGCAGTCGCTTGAGAAGTTGGCCGATGTTCGTTACGAACCTGGTAAGTTAGTGGTCCGCAAGATAGGTAAACGAAAGAGATATCAGTTTGATGAAGAGGAAGGTGATTCTGAGCTTGTCACAGGTGCTTTCTTCAAGAAGTGTATTCTTTGGGAACTTCAGTCGTATTGTGCCTTGACTATACGGTATTGTGTCGACGTGATGCACACGGAAAAGAACGTCATGGAACACATTATCTACACTCTTTGA